In a genomic window of Streptomyces sp. NBC_01231:
- a CDS encoding ROK family transcriptional regulator: protein MPASPSTARAINDRLALRLLQEEGPLTAGRLKQLTGLSRPTVADLVERLTASGLIEVAGESGEQRRGPNAKLYGIVADRAHLAALDVRTEGVAVVVSDLLGRVLAEASVPIGDDTGTGPAVEQAVTLVERVAKEAGADRLHTVGIGTPGLIDPASGELRDSSGLPAWHRRLVAALQERLPTARFSVENETNLAALAEQRDGAARDRDTFVLLWLGMGIGAALVLDGTLRRGASGGAGEIGFLPVPGTTGLPSATGCDGGFHSLAAAGAIAALAAEHGVTATAAAHEPYAAVLVRTAVARVAVAGVADGVRREAPAEGGPVASHAPPDPAADRFLDVLADRVALGAAAVISVLDPGCVVLAGEIGRAGGDTLARRVQARLTRLSPLPTEVRSSALGGGAVLRGALLTARDRAQDDLFAPRRAR from the coding sequence ATGCCCGCATCCCCGAGCACCGCCCGGGCCATCAACGACCGGCTCGCCCTGCGCCTGCTCCAGGAGGAGGGTCCGCTGACGGCAGGGCGGTTGAAGCAGCTCACCGGCCTGTCCCGGCCGACCGTGGCCGACCTCGTCGAGCGCCTCACCGCGTCCGGGCTGATCGAGGTGGCCGGGGAGTCGGGCGAGCAGCGACGAGGGCCGAACGCCAAGCTGTACGGGATCGTCGCCGACCGTGCCCATCTGGCCGCCCTGGACGTCCGGACCGAGGGTGTCGCCGTGGTCGTGTCCGACCTGCTCGGGCGGGTGCTCGCCGAGGCGTCCGTGCCGATCGGCGACGACACCGGCACCGGACCCGCGGTGGAGCAGGCGGTCACTCTGGTCGAACGGGTGGCGAAGGAGGCGGGGGCGGACCGGCTGCACACCGTCGGCATCGGCACGCCCGGGCTGATCGACCCCGCCAGCGGTGAACTCCGCGACTCCTCCGGGCTGCCCGCCTGGCACCGGCGTCTGGTGGCGGCCCTTCAGGAGCGGCTCCCCACGGCCCGGTTCAGTGTCGAGAACGAGACCAATCTCGCGGCCCTCGCCGAACAGCGCGACGGTGCCGCCCGCGACCGGGACACCTTCGTCCTGCTGTGGCTCGGCATGGGCATCGGTGCCGCGTTGGTCCTCGACGGGACGCTGCGCCGGGGCGCCTCCGGCGGCGCGGGCGAGATCGGCTTCCTGCCGGTGCCGGGGACGACCGGACTCCCGTCGGCGACCGGCTGCGACGGAGGTTTCCACTCCCTCGCGGCGGCCGGGGCGATCGCCGCCCTGGCGGCGGAGCACGGCGTGACGGCGACGGCGGCGGCGCACGAGCCGTACGCGGCGGTGCTGGTTCGGACGGCGGTGGCGCGGGTGGCGGTGGCGGGGGTGGCGGACGGGGTGCGTCGCGAAGCCCCCGCCGAGGGCGGCCCTGTCGCCTCGCACGCCCCTCCGGACCCCGCCGCCGACCGTTTCCTCGACGTCCTCGCCGACCGAGTCGCCCTCGGTGCCGCCGCCGTCATCTCCGTCCTGGACCCGGGCTGTGTGGTGCTGGCCGGCGAGATCGGCCGTGCGGGCGGCGACACCCTGGCCCGGCGGGTCCAGGCCCGCCTGACCCGGCTGTCTCCCCTGCCCACGGAGGTGCGGTCCAGCGCGCTGGGCGGGGGAGCGGTGTTGCGCGGGGCGCTGCTCACGGCCCGCGACCGGGCGCAGGACGACCTGTTCGCGCCCCGGAGGGCGAGGTAG
- a CDS encoding riboflavin synthase, producing the protein MFTGIVEELGEVTAVENLGDASRFRLRGPVVTEGAKHGDSIAVNGVCLTVVDHEGDEFTADVMAETLNRSSLGILAVGSRVNLERPTAVGARLGGHIVQGHVDGTGRVLERKPSENWELVKIELPADLTRYVVEKGSITVDGISLTVVDAGPDHFTVSLIPTTLALTTLGLKQPGDPVNLEVDIIAKYVERLLTSQGATR; encoded by the coding sequence GTGTTCACCGGAATCGTCGAAGAGCTGGGTGAGGTCACCGCCGTCGAGAACCTCGGCGACGCCTCCCGCTTCCGGCTGCGTGGCCCCGTCGTCACGGAAGGCGCGAAGCACGGCGACTCCATCGCCGTCAACGGTGTCTGTCTGACCGTCGTCGACCACGAGGGCGACGAGTTCACCGCCGATGTGATGGCCGAGACCCTGAACCGTTCCAGCCTGGGCATCCTCGCCGTGGGCTCCCGCGTCAACCTGGAGCGCCCCACCGCCGTGGGCGCACGCCTCGGCGGCCACATCGTGCAGGGGCACGTCGACGGAACCGGCCGGGTGCTGGAGCGCAAGCCGTCCGAGAACTGGGAGCTCGTGAAGATCGAGCTCCCCGCGGACCTCACGCGCTACGTCGTGGAGAAGGGCTCCATCACGGTCGACGGCATCAGCCTCACCGTCGTCGACGCCGGCCCCGACCACTTCACCGTGAGCCTCATCCCCACCACCCTCGCCCTGACCACGCTCGGCCTCAAGCAGCCCGGCGACCCGGTCAACCTCGAGGTCGACATCATCGCCAAGTACGTCGAGCGGCTGCTGACCAGTCAGGGGGCCACCCGGTGA
- a CDS encoding NAD(P)/FAD-dependent oxidoreductase: MTSTVPNAVEHADEQQPPITMFGPDFPYAYDDFLAHPAGLGQIPATEHGTEVAVIGGGLSGIVAAYELMKMGLKPVVYEADRIGGRLRTVGFDGCDPSLTAEMGAMRFPPSSTALQHYIDLVGLTTRPFPNPLAEVTPSTVVDLKGESHYAETVDDLPQVYRDVAAAWNKCLEEGADFSDMNRAIRERDVPRIREIWAKLVEKLDNQTFYGFLCDSEAFRSFRHREIFGQVGFGTGGWDTDFPNSILEILRVVYTEADDHHRGIVGGSQQLPLRLWEREPEKIVHWAYGTSLASLHEGGEPRPAVTRLHRTAGDRITVTDADGDIRTYRTAIFTAQSWMLLSKIACDDSLFPIDHWTAIERTHYMESSKLFVPVDRPFWLDKAVDGNGNPTGRDVMSMTLTDRMTRGTYLLDDGPDKPAVICLSYTWCDDSLKWLPLSANERMEVMLKSLGEIYPNVDIRKHVIGSPVTVSWENEPYFMGAFKANLPGHYRYQRRLFTHFMQDRLPEDKRGIFLAGDDISWTAGWAEGAVQTALNAVWGVMHHFGGTTDATNPGPGDVYDEIAPVELPED, translated from the coding sequence ATGACGTCCACCGTGCCCAACGCCGTCGAGCACGCTGACGAGCAGCAGCCGCCGATCACCATGTTCGGTCCGGACTTCCCGTACGCGTACGACGACTTCCTCGCGCACCCGGCGGGCCTCGGTCAGATTCCGGCGACCGAGCACGGCACCGAGGTCGCGGTCATCGGGGGCGGACTGTCCGGCATCGTCGCCGCGTACGAACTGATGAAGATGGGCCTCAAGCCCGTCGTCTACGAGGCCGACCGGATCGGCGGCCGGCTGCGGACCGTCGGCTTCGACGGGTGCGACCCCTCCCTCACCGCCGAGATGGGCGCGATGCGCTTCCCGCCGTCCTCCACGGCCCTCCAGCACTACATCGACCTGGTGGGCCTGACGACCCGGCCCTTCCCCAACCCCCTCGCGGAGGTGACTCCTTCGACCGTCGTCGACCTCAAGGGCGAGTCCCACTACGCCGAGACGGTCGACGACCTGCCGCAGGTCTACCGGGACGTCGCCGCGGCCTGGAACAAGTGCCTCGAAGAGGGTGCCGACTTCTCCGACATGAACCGCGCGATCCGGGAGCGGGACGTGCCGCGCATCCGGGAGATCTGGGCGAAGCTCGTCGAGAAGCTCGACAACCAGACCTTCTACGGCTTCCTCTGCGACTCCGAGGCCTTCAGGTCGTTCCGGCACCGCGAGATCTTCGGCCAGGTCGGCTTCGGCACCGGCGGCTGGGACACCGACTTCCCCAACTCCATCCTGGAGATCCTGCGCGTCGTCTACACCGAGGCCGACGACCACCACCGCGGCATCGTCGGCGGCTCCCAGCAACTGCCGCTCAGGCTCTGGGAGCGCGAGCCGGAGAAGATCGTCCACTGGGCGTACGGCACCTCGCTGGCGAGTCTGCACGAGGGCGGGGAGCCCCGTCCGGCCGTGACCCGGCTGCACCGCACCGCGGGCGACCGGATCACCGTCACCGACGCGGACGGCGACATCCGCACCTACCGGACGGCGATCTTCACCGCCCAGTCCTGGATGCTGCTGTCGAAGATCGCCTGCGACGACTCGCTCTTCCCGATCGATCACTGGACGGCGATCGAGCGGACCCACTACATGGAGAGCTCCAAGCTCTTCGTGCCGGTGGACCGGCCCTTCTGGCTCGACAAGGCCGTCGACGGCAACGGAAACCCCACCGGCCGGGACGTCATGTCGATGACGCTCACCGACCGGATGACCCGCGGGACCTACCTCCTCGACGACGGCCCCGACAAGCCGGCCGTCATCTGTCTCTCGTACACCTGGTGCGACGACAGCCTGAAGTGGCTGCCGCTGTCGGCGAACGAGCGGATGGAGGTCATGCTGAAGTCGCTCGGCGAGATCTACCCGAACGTCGACATCCGGAAGCACGTCATCGGCAGCCCGGTGACCGTGTCCTGGGAGAACGAGCCCTACTTCATGGGCGCTTTCAAGGCCAACCTGCCCGGTCACTACCGTTACCAGCGGCGCCTGTTCACCCACTTCATGCAGGACCGGCTGCCCGAGGACAAGCGGGGCATCTTCCTCGCCGGCGACGACATCTCCTGGACGGCCGGCTGGGCCGAGGGTGCGGTGCAGACCGCACTCAACGCGGTCTGGGGCGTCATGCACCACTTCGGAGGGACGACCGACGCCACGAACCCGGGCCCGGGAGACGTGTACGACGAGATCGCGCCGGTCGAACTGCCGGAGGACTAG
- a CDS encoding MFS transporter codes for MSDVVYDRREVRRARYALAAVFAVHGAVTGSFATRVPWIQEHASVGAGQLGLALAFPALGASVAMPLAGRISHRFGARNALRGLITLWTLSLILPALAPNLPTLCLALFVYGASAGMADVAMNALGVEIENQLGRSIMSGLHGMWSAGALVGSAAGTLAAHLGSDARLHHALAAAVLTVLGLTACTWVLDIQPAEDEEPPPRFALPPKSALLIGAVGFCAVFAEGASLDWSAVYLRDRLDSSAGLAAACTTGFTATMAIARIVGDKVVDRFGSVATVRVGGVLAALGGLLIVLAGHPAVAMAGFALMGLGIAVVVPLCFAAAGRSGPNPSLAIAGVATITYTSGLVAPSAIGGLAQATSLTVSFGLVTVLACGLVAFAGVLRAGDRDRPKLGAKAAAAPGPRP; via the coding sequence ATGAGCGACGTGGTCTACGACCGACGCGAGGTGCGGCGGGCGCGGTACGCCCTGGCCGCCGTGTTCGCTGTGCACGGTGCCGTCACCGGCTCCTTCGCGACCCGCGTGCCGTGGATCCAGGAGCACGCCTCGGTCGGTGCGGGCCAACTGGGGCTCGCCCTGGCCTTCCCCGCGCTCGGCGCGTCCGTGGCGATGCCGCTCGCGGGCCGCATCAGTCACCGCTTCGGCGCACGGAACGCCCTGCGCGGCCTGATCACCCTGTGGACGCTGTCGCTGATCCTGCCGGCACTCGCCCCGAACCTGCCAACGCTGTGTCTGGCCCTGTTCGTCTACGGCGCCTCGGCGGGCATGGCGGACGTGGCGATGAACGCGCTCGGCGTCGAGATCGAGAACCAGTTGGGCCGGTCGATCATGTCCGGCCTGCACGGTATGTGGAGCGCGGGCGCCCTGGTCGGCTCGGCGGCGGGCACACTCGCCGCACACCTGGGCTCGGACGCCCGGCTGCACCACGCACTGGCCGCCGCCGTCCTGACCGTGCTGGGCCTCACCGCGTGCACCTGGGTCCTCGACATCCAGCCGGCCGAGGACGAGGAGCCGCCGCCCCGGTTCGCGCTGCCCCCGAAGTCGGCGCTGCTCATCGGCGCGGTCGGGTTCTGCGCGGTGTTCGCCGAGGGCGCGAGCCTGGACTGGTCGGCGGTCTATCTGCGCGACCGGCTGGACAGTTCGGCGGGGCTGGCGGCCGCCTGCACCACGGGCTTCACCGCCACCATGGCGATCGCCCGGATCGTCGGCGACAAGGTGGTGGACCGCTTCGGCTCGGTGGCCACGGTCCGGGTGGGCGGAGTGCTGGCCGCCCTGGGCGGGCTGCTGATCGTCCTGGCCGGCCATCCGGCGGTGGCCATGGCGGGGTTCGCGCTGATGGGGCTGGGCATCGCCGTCGTCGTACCGCTGTGCTTCGCCGCGGCGGGTCGCAGCGGCCCGAATCCCAGCCTGGCCATCGCGGGCGTCGCGACCATCACGTACACCTCGGGCCTGGTCGCGCCGAGCGCCATCGGCGGCCTCGCCCAGGCCACCAGCCTGACGGTGTCCTTCGGCCTGGTGACGGTACTGGCATGCGGGCTGGTGGCCTTCGCGGGCGTGCTGCGCGCGGGTGACCGGGACCGTCCGAAGCTCGGTGCCAAGGCCGCGGCGGCTCCGGGCCCGCGGCCCTGA
- a CDS encoding NAD(P)H-binding protein yields the protein MATILVTGGTGTLGRLVTERLRAGGHEVRVLSRHAQPYAVDLRAGGAGLDAAVADVETVVHCASTPRGGDEQAAAHLIGAARRAGVGHLVYISIVGVDRVPFGYYRTKLAVESQIERSGLGWTVLRTTQFHDLLVQVLGALSRPPVLLLPAGARAQPIEVAEVTDRLAELAVGAPAGRVEDMGGPEVRSLESLARAYLKATGRRRAVVNVPLAGKAYRGFRAGGHLTPERAVGKGTFEDYLAARRG from the coding sequence ATGGCTACGATCCTGGTGACCGGCGGTACCGGAACGCTCGGCCGGCTCGTCACCGAGCGCCTGCGCGCGGGTGGGCACGAGGTGCGGGTGCTCAGCAGGCACGCCCAGCCGTACGCCGTCGACCTGCGTGCGGGCGGCGCGGGGCTGGACGCGGCCGTCGCGGACGTGGAGACGGTCGTGCACTGCGCGAGCACCCCGCGCGGCGGGGACGAGCAGGCGGCGGCGCATCTGATCGGGGCCGCGCGGCGGGCGGGGGTCGGCCATCTGGTCTACATCTCGATCGTCGGTGTGGACCGGGTGCCGTTCGGCTACTACCGGACCAAGCTCGCCGTGGAGAGTCAGATCGAGCGGTCGGGGCTCGGCTGGACCGTGCTGCGGACGACCCAGTTCCACGATCTGCTCGTCCAGGTGCTCGGGGCACTGTCCAGGCCGCCGGTCCTGCTGTTGCCCGCGGGCGCGCGGGCCCAGCCGATCGAGGTGGCCGAAGTCACCGACCGGCTGGCCGAGTTGGCGGTGGGAGCACCCGCCGGGCGGGTCGAGGACATGGGCGGGCCCGAGGTGCGGTCGCTCGAGTCGCTGGCCCGGGCCTATCTGAAGGCGACGGGACGGCGCCGGGCCGTGGTCAACGTGCCGCTGGCGGGCAAGGCGTACCGGGGGTTCCGCGCGGGCGGCCATCTCACGCCGGAACGGGCGGTGGGCAAGGGGACGTTCGAGGACTATCTGGCCGCGCGGCGGGGATAG
- a CDS encoding nicotinamide mononucleotide transporter family protein — protein sequence MNWLNSEAFALLDQHILWSDMVGNIFGLIGLALGWRRSIWSWPVQFVSGLILFGAFFGHLTGSAGKQAVVMVVALYGWWQWNRGKDGSGDGHITPRFATWRERAAMVGAAAVGTVAVALLFKAYPTLSWDPWPDAYIFVGTVVAMYAQARGMVEFWFAWLLVDLVGVPLNFANGYAFSGFVYVIYGALVLWGMRDWWLRSRKASQPFLEGAPA from the coding sequence GTGAACTGGCTGAACTCCGAGGCGTTCGCCCTCCTCGACCAGCACATCCTCTGGTCGGACATGGTCGGCAACATCTTCGGCCTGATCGGCCTCGCGCTCGGCTGGCGCCGGTCCATCTGGAGCTGGCCCGTCCAGTTCGTCTCCGGCCTGATCCTCTTCGGCGCTTTCTTCGGCCACCTGACCGGCAGCGCGGGCAAGCAGGCCGTCGTCATGGTCGTCGCCCTGTACGGCTGGTGGCAGTGGAACCGCGGCAAGGACGGCTCCGGGGACGGCCACATCACCCCGCGCTTCGCCACCTGGCGCGAGCGCGCGGCGATGGTCGGTGCCGCCGCCGTCGGCACGGTCGCGGTGGCCCTGCTCTTCAAGGCGTACCCGACCCTGTCCTGGGACCCCTGGCCCGACGCCTACATCTTCGTCGGCACCGTCGTCGCCATGTACGCGCAGGCCCGCGGCATGGTCGAGTTCTGGTTCGCCTGGCTCCTCGTCGACCTCGTCGGCGTCCCCCTGAACTTCGCCAACGGCTACGCCTTCTCCGGTTTCGTCTACGTCATCTACGGCGCGCTCGTCCTGTGGGGCATGCGCGACTGGTGGCTGCGCTCCCGCAAGGCCTCGCAGCCCTTCCTGGAAGGAGCGCCGGCATGA
- a CDS encoding glycoside hydrolase family 6 protein: MVAAASVVVAVGTAAGMLTALDDRRGFDEAKPQVTVSPYLAPLPAAPTPSASPSPSNSASPSPKEKPKAMSTPTPTPTAARSEQKEKDLSAFVSTRLYRHPESQVLDWVRGNGADPRQEVIESRIADRPAALWFADFTPSTITSRVRAVTSGGVAQGRVPVVVAYGIPGRDCGGASEGGAPDLDAYDAWIDAFAAGLGSGEVVVVLEPDSVAQAECLSSGERSRRFASLARAGRVLKAANPRARVYYDAGHSGWNPPMKQAGWLRQAGAASAASSDGVFSNVSNFHRTSDEIAYDRRVLDALGGPAGLGAVIDTSRNGNGAPADGEWCDPPGRKIGRAPTLSTGEARIDAFLWVKLPGESDGCKGSPGTFSPSYAYELAR, encoded by the coding sequence ATGGTCGCCGCGGCATCCGTCGTCGTCGCGGTCGGTACCGCGGCCGGGATGCTGACCGCCCTCGACGACCGGCGCGGCTTCGACGAGGCGAAGCCCCAGGTGACCGTCTCGCCCTACCTGGCGCCGTTGCCCGCCGCACCCACCCCGTCCGCCTCTCCGAGCCCGAGCAACTCCGCCTCGCCGTCCCCGAAGGAGAAGCCGAAGGCTATGTCGACGCCCACGCCGACGCCGACGGCCGCGAGGTCGGAGCAGAAGGAGAAGGACCTGAGCGCCTTCGTGTCCACCCGGCTCTACCGTCATCCCGAGTCCCAGGTGCTCGACTGGGTGCGCGGCAACGGCGCGGACCCCCGGCAGGAGGTCATCGAGTCCCGGATCGCCGACCGGCCCGCGGCCCTCTGGTTCGCCGACTTCACGCCGTCGACCATCACCTCCCGGGTCCGCGCGGTCACGTCGGGCGGTGTCGCCCAGGGCCGGGTTCCGGTGGTCGTGGCGTACGGCATCCCGGGCCGCGACTGCGGCGGCGCCTCCGAGGGCGGGGCACCCGACCTCGACGCCTACGACGCCTGGATCGACGCCTTCGCCGCCGGGCTGGGCTCCGGCGAGGTCGTCGTCGTCCTGGAGCCGGACTCGGTCGCCCAGGCCGAGTGCCTCTCCTCGGGCGAACGGTCCCGCCGCTTCGCCTCCTTGGCCCGCGCGGGCCGGGTCCTCAAGGCCGCCAACCCCAGGGCACGCGTCTACTACGACGCCGGTCACTCCGGCTGGAACCCGCCCATGAAACAGGCGGGTTGGCTCAGGCAGGCCGGTGCCGCCTCGGCCGCGTCCTCCGACGGTGTCTTCAGCAATGTCTCCAACTTCCACCGCACGTCCGACGAGATCGCCTACGACCGACGAGTCCTCGACGCGCTGGGCGGCCCGGCCGGCCTGGGCGCCGTCATCGACACCAGCCGCAACGGCAACGGCGCCCCGGCGGACGGAGAGTGGTGCGACCCGCCCGGCCGCAAGATCGGCCGGGCGCCCACGCTCAGCACCGGGGAGGCCCGGATCGATGCCTTCCTGTGGGTGAAACTGCCGGGGGAGTCGGACGGCTGCAAGGGTTCGCCGGGGACGTTCTCGCCGTCCTACGCCTACGAGTTGGCGCGCTGA
- a CDS encoding carbon-nitrogen hydrolase family protein has translation MRTALLQSSGRPGSIAANLKVLDEAAGRAAAAGAGLLAAPEMFLTGYAIGDDIGRLAEPADGDTADAIAELATRHGLALAYGYPERAGEAVFNSAQLIAADGTRLANYRKTHLFGCFERDHFTPGDQPVVQAELNGLRVGLMICYDVEFPENVRAHALAGTDLLLVPTAQMHPFQFVAESVVPVRAFENQMYVAYVNRVGQEGEFEFVGLSTLAGPDGVARTRAGRAEELLLADVDPAFLATSREANPYLKDRRPGLYGALV, from the coding sequence ATGCGCACCGCCCTGCTCCAGAGCTCCGGCCGGCCCGGCTCGATCGCCGCGAACCTCAAGGTTCTCGACGAGGCCGCGGGCCGGGCCGCCGCCGCGGGCGCCGGACTGCTGGCCGCGCCGGAGATGTTCCTCACCGGGTACGCGATCGGCGACGACATCGGCCGCCTCGCCGAACCCGCCGACGGCGACACGGCGGACGCGATCGCCGAGCTCGCCACCCGGCACGGCCTCGCCCTCGCCTACGGCTACCCCGAGCGGGCCGGCGAGGCCGTCTTCAACTCCGCCCAGCTGATCGCGGCGGACGGCACCCGACTGGCCAACTACCGCAAGACCCACCTCTTCGGCTGCTTCGAACGCGACCACTTCACGCCGGGGGACCAGCCGGTCGTACAGGCCGAGCTGAACGGCCTCCGCGTCGGCCTGATGATCTGCTACGACGTGGAGTTCCCGGAGAACGTCCGCGCCCACGCCCTCGCCGGCACCGACCTCCTCCTGGTGCCGACCGCGCAGATGCACCCGTTCCAGTTCGTCGCCGAGTCGGTCGTGCCGGTGCGGGCCTTCGAGAACCAGATGTACGTCGCGTACGTCAACCGGGTCGGTCAGGAGGGGGAGTTCGAGTTCGTCGGGCTCTCCACCCTCGCCGGACCCGACGGGGTCGCCCGCACCCGGGCCGGCCGCGCCGAGGAACTGCTGCTCGCGGACGTGGACCCCGCCTTCCTCGCCACCTCCCGCGAGGCCAACCCGTACCTGAAGGACCGGCGTCCAGGCCTTTACGGCGCCCTGGTCTGA
- a CDS encoding bifunctional 3,4-dihydroxy-2-butanone-4-phosphate synthase/GTP cyclohydrolase II codes for MTAAPIMYSTESLENFTLDPIEQAIVDIAAGRPIVVVDDEDRENEGDLVVAAEKVTPEIVAFMMSECRGLICAPMEGDELDRLQLPQMVDDNTEQMKTAFTVSVDAVAAHGVSTGISASDRAATLQLLASGTAEPSDLVRPGHIFPLRAKSGGVLVRDGHTEAAVDLARLAGLRPAGAIVEIAGEDGSMLRLPELIPFARKHGLTIISIEDLIAYRRSSEPTVRREAETRLPTTHGEFTAYGYRSTVDGVEHVALVHGEIGDGEDIVVRIHSECLTGDIFGSARCDCGPQLDASLDRVQAEGRGVVVYLRGHEGRGIGLLSKLRAYELQEQGHDTLDANLELGLPADARDYGAGAQILDDLGVRSVRLMTNNPDKTDALVRHGIKVTGREPMPVQAGEHNLRYLRTKRDRMGHDLPWLETTPVSTCGNQ; via the coding sequence ATGACGGCGGCACCGATCATGTACAGCACCGAAAGCCTCGAGAACTTCACGCTCGACCCGATCGAGCAGGCCATCGTGGACATCGCGGCCGGCCGTCCGATCGTGGTCGTCGACGACGAGGACCGGGAGAACGAGGGCGACCTCGTGGTCGCCGCGGAGAAGGTGACCCCCGAGATCGTCGCCTTCATGATGAGCGAGTGCCGCGGCCTGATCTGCGCCCCCATGGAGGGCGACGAACTGGACCGGCTCCAGCTCCCGCAGATGGTCGACGACAACACCGAGCAAATGAAGACCGCGTTCACCGTCTCCGTGGACGCCGTCGCCGCCCACGGCGTGAGCACCGGGATCTCGGCCTCCGACCGCGCGGCCACCCTCCAGCTCCTCGCGAGCGGCACGGCCGAACCGTCGGACCTCGTCCGTCCCGGCCACATCTTCCCGCTGCGCGCCAAGTCCGGCGGCGTACTCGTCCGCGACGGCCACACCGAGGCCGCCGTCGACCTCGCCCGCCTCGCCGGTCTGCGCCCGGCCGGCGCCATCGTCGAGATCGCCGGCGAGGACGGCAGCATGCTGCGGCTGCCCGAACTGATCCCCTTCGCCCGCAAGCACGGCCTGACGATCATCTCCATCGAGGACCTGATCGCCTACCGGCGCTCCTCCGAACCCACCGTCCGCCGCGAGGCCGAAACCCGGCTGCCCACCACCCACGGCGAGTTCACGGCGTACGGCTACCGCTCCACCGTCGACGGCGTGGAACACGTCGCCCTGGTGCACGGCGAGATCGGCGACGGCGAGGACATCGTCGTCCGCATCCACTCCGAATGCCTCACCGGCGACATCTTCGGCTCCGCGCGCTGCGACTGCGGCCCCCAGCTGGACGCCTCCCTGGACCGCGTCCAGGCCGAGGGCAGGGGAGTGGTGGTCTATCTGCGCGGCCACGAGGGGCGCGGCATCGGCCTGCTGTCCAAGCTGCGCGCGTACGAGCTCCAGGAGCAGGGCCACGACACCCTCGACGCCAACCTGGAACTCGGCCTTCCCGCCGACGCCCGGGACTACGGGGCGGGCGCGCAGATCCTTGACGACCTGGGTGTCCGCAGCGTGCGCCTGATGACCAACAACCCCGACAAGACCGACGCGCTCGTCCGCCACGGCATCAAGGTCACCGGCCGCGAGCCGATGCCCGTGCAGGCGGGCGAGCACAACCTCCGCTACCTGCGCACCAAGCGGGACCGGATGGGGCACGACCTGCCCTGGCTGGAGACGACCCCCGTCTCCACCTGCGGCAACCAGTAA
- a CDS encoding DUF5995 family protein yields the protein MVQCEQFTTPVDTVISRMRALDQTLPTADGVAVFNRVYLAVTEAVDRRIDSGRFEDTRAAITLDVRFAERYLAAVETVRNERRPPACWRPLFQMRRHPGVRPLQFALAGINAHIGHDLALAVVDTCRTLDCEPAEVEDEFDRVGDLLVSLEESIREELMPGPDLLQIADPLTHLLGSWSLDRARDATWTAARALWALRGLPEVAGEFTDRLDAAVGFAGRMLLTPLPDR from the coding sequence ATGGTGCAATGCGAACAATTCACCACCCCCGTGGACACGGTCATCTCCCGTATGCGCGCGCTCGACCAGACGCTGCCGACGGCCGACGGGGTCGCCGTCTTCAACCGTGTCTACCTCGCCGTCACGGAGGCGGTCGACCGGCGTATCGACAGCGGCCGGTTCGAGGACACACGGGCCGCGATCACACTGGACGTGCGGTTCGCGGAGCGCTACCTGGCCGCCGTCGAGACGGTGAGGAACGAGCGGCGTCCGCCCGCCTGCTGGCGGCCCCTGTTCCAGATGCGCCGTCATCCCGGCGTACGACCGCTGCAGTTCGCGCTCGCGGGCATCAACGCGCACATCGGCCACGACCTGGCGCTCGCCGTCGTGGACACCTGTCGTACGCTCGACTGCGAACCCGCCGAGGTGGAGGACGAGTTCGACCGCGTGGGCGATCTCCTCGTCTCGCTGGAGGAGAGCATCCGCGAAGAGCTGATGCCGGGCCCCGACCTCCTCCAGATCGCCGACCCGCTCACCCATCTGCTCGGCTCCTGGAGCCTGGACCGGGCCCGGGACGCCACCTGGACCGCGGCCCGGGCTCTGTGGGCACTGCGCGGACTCCCCGAAGTCGCCGGGGAGTTCACCGATCGGCTGGACGCAGCGGTCGGCTTCGCGGGACGCATGCTGCTCACCCCGCTGCCCGACCGCTGA